Proteins from a single region of Diaphorobacter limosus:
- the iscR gene encoding Fe-S cluster assembly transcriptional regulator IscR, with amino-acid sequence MRLTTKGRFAVTAMIDLALRQNNGPVTLAAISQRQQISLSYLEQLFGKLRRHELVESTRGPGGGYTLARKAGDITVADIIVSVDEPIDATQCGGKENCLGEAGRCMTHDLWATLNQRMVEFLDSVTLQKLVDDQLAKGIQIEDRPVTRRAISTTPVVKPIRVNAPNSVFALGNAFAKS; translated from the coding sequence ATGCGACTCACCACGAAAGGCCGTTTTGCGGTCACCGCCATGATTGATTTGGCCCTGCGCCAGAACAACGGCCCCGTCACGCTGGCTGCCATCAGCCAGCGTCAGCAGATCTCGCTGTCGTACCTGGAGCAGCTGTTTGGCAAGCTGCGCCGCCACGAGCTGGTGGAGTCCACGCGCGGTCCCGGTGGCGGATATACGCTGGCGCGCAAGGCTGGCGACATCACCGTGGCCGACATCATCGTCTCGGTGGACGAGCCGATTGATGCCACCCAGTGCGGCGGCAAGGAAAACTGCCTGGGCGAGGCCGGCCGCTGCATGACGCACGACCTGTGGGCCACGCTGAACCAGCGCATGGTCGAGTTTCTGGATTCGGTCACGCTGCAAAAGCTGGTGGACGACCAACTCGCCAAGGGCATCCAGATCGAGGACAGGCCCGTTACGCGCCGCGCGATTTCCACCACGCCGGTGGTCAAGCCGATCCGCGTGAATGCGCCCAACTCGGTGTTTGCCCTGGGCA